The following are from one region of the Natronosporangium hydrolyticum genome:
- the murA gene encoding UDP-N-acetylglucosamine 1-carboxyvinyltransferase, with product MAPVDVIRVAGGARLVGDVSVVGAKNSALKLMAAALLAPGETVVSNVPRITDIAVMAEVLRRLGADVRADGDELSISVPERPGAEADYDLVRQLRASICVLGPLLARRGYARVAHPGGDAIGSRGLDMHIEGLARMGAEMVNEHGFVIANAPRGLHGATIWLDFPSVGATENLLMAAVLAKGVTEIDNAAREPEIIDLCAQLTAMGARIDGAGSSRLEVEGVEGLRPVRHRCVGDRIVAGTWAFAAAMTRGDLAITGVDHRFLEIALDKLILAGALVETGPQRLRVRMDERPRSVDVVTLPYPGFATDLLPMAIALASVSDGASLITENIFDGRFMFINEMMRLGAQVQTDGHHAVVRGRERLSSAPVRATDIRAGAGLVMAGLCTDGVTEVSHVHHVDRGYPGLAEDLRRLGATVARGTVPDLPEFTL from the coding sequence ATGGCCCCCGTGGACGTGATCCGGGTGGCCGGCGGGGCGCGGTTGGTGGGTGACGTGTCGGTGGTGGGCGCCAAAAATTCGGCGCTGAAGCTGATGGCGGCGGCGTTACTGGCGCCAGGGGAGACCGTGGTCAGCAACGTTCCCCGAATCACCGACATCGCGGTGATGGCAGAGGTGCTCCGGCGGTTGGGCGCTGACGTGCGGGCCGACGGCGACGAGCTGAGCATCTCGGTCCCGGAGCGGCCCGGCGCCGAGGCCGACTATGACCTGGTGCGGCAGCTCCGTGCTTCGATCTGCGTGCTGGGCCCGTTGCTGGCGCGCCGCGGCTATGCCCGGGTGGCGCACCCCGGCGGGGACGCTATCGGCTCCCGAGGCCTCGACATGCACATCGAGGGCCTCGCCCGGATGGGCGCGGAGATGGTCAATGAGCACGGTTTCGTGATCGCCAACGCGCCGCGGGGGTTGCACGGCGCCACGATCTGGCTCGACTTTCCCAGCGTGGGCGCTACCGAGAACCTGCTGATGGCGGCGGTGCTCGCCAAGGGGGTCACCGAGATCGACAACGCGGCCCGGGAGCCGGAGATCATCGACCTGTGCGCGCAGTTGACCGCGATGGGCGCGCGGATCGATGGGGCGGGCAGCTCCCGGCTGGAGGTCGAGGGGGTGGAGGGCCTGCGGCCGGTTCGCCATCGCTGTGTCGGGGATCGGATCGTCGCCGGCACCTGGGCGTTCGCCGCCGCGATGACCCGGGGTGACCTCGCCATCACCGGGGTCGATCATCGGTTCCTGGAGATCGCGCTTGACAAGCTGATCCTCGCCGGTGCGCTGGTGGAGACCGGGCCGCAGCGGCTGCGGGTCCGGATGGACGAGCGCCCCCGCTCGGTAGATGTGGTGACCCTGCCGTACCCGGGGTTCGCGACCGACCTATTGCCGATGGCGATCGCGTTGGCCTCGGTCAGCGACGGCGCCTCGTTGATCACGGAGAACATCTTCGACGGTAGGTTCATGTTCATCAATGAGATGATGCGACTCGGGGCGCAGGTGCAGACCGATGGCCACCATGCGGTTGTCCGGGGCCGGGAGCGGCTCTCCAGCGCGCCGGTGCGGGCCACCGACATCCGGGCCGGCGCGGGCCTGGTGATGGCGGGCCTGTGCACCGACGGCGTCACCGAGGTCAGCCACGTCCACCACGTGGACCGCGGCTACCCGGGCCTCGCCGAAGACCTGCGTCGGTTGGGGGCCACCGTGGCCCGGGGCACGGTGCCGGACCTGCCGGAGTTCACGCTGTGA
- a CDS encoding ABC transporter permease has translation MAAGTGGRGRRWVTAASPVLLPVASAGLVLTLWWGAVVAFDIPRILLPGPAEVVSELIRLRHRLWEQGLVTLTETVVGFGITTVAGLLLGSAIAASRIVDQATTPWLVAFNAVPKVALAPMLVVWLNLGMQPRIAMVVLVSFFPVVLATSAGLRSTPVELVELARSWDASRWRTFAKVRFPYALPQIFMGLKIAMPLALIGAVVGEFAGGNTGLAFVIRTASAGGNTALAFAAIVVLSLMGIGLFYAVVALERLLLPWVRAVTA, from the coding sequence ATGGCAGCCGGCACCGGCGGTCGGGGGCGCCGGTGGGTCACAGCCGCCTCCCCGGTGCTCCTGCCGGTAGCGAGCGCGGGACTCGTACTCACCCTCTGGTGGGGAGCGGTGGTCGCCTTCGACATCCCCCGCATCCTGCTGCCCGGCCCGGCCGAGGTGGTCTCCGAACTGATCCGCCTCCGGCACCGGCTGTGGGAGCAGGGCCTGGTCACCCTCACCGAGACGGTGGTCGGATTCGGCATCACCACCGTCGCCGGCCTGCTGCTCGGCTCCGCGATCGCGGCTTCCCGAATCGTCGACCAGGCAACCACCCCGTGGCTGGTGGCGTTCAACGCGGTTCCCAAGGTAGCCCTGGCGCCGATGCTGGTGGTGTGGCTGAACCTCGGGATGCAGCCGCGGATCGCGATGGTGGTGCTGGTCTCCTTCTTTCCGGTAGTGCTGGCGACCTCGGCCGGACTGCGCTCCACCCCGGTCGAACTGGTGGAGCTGGCCCGTTCCTGGGACGCCTCCCGGTGGCGAACCTTCGCGAAGGTCCGATTCCCGTACGCCCTGCCGCAGATCTTCATGGGGTTGAAGATCGCCATGCCGCTGGCATTGATCGGTGCGGTCGTCGGAGAGTTCGCTGGCGGCAACACCGGGCTCGCCTTTGTCATCCGCACCGCCAGCGCCGGCGGCAACACCGCCCTCGCGTTCGCCGCGATCGTGGTCCTCAGCCTCATGGGCATCGGGCTCTTCTACGCCGTGGTGGCGCTGGAGCGGCTGCTGCTGCCGTGGGTGCGGGCGGTTACCGCCTGA
- a CDS encoding F0F1 ATP synthase subunit epsilon yields the protein MAKQLHVELVAVEEKVWSGEVEMVVAKTTEGELGVLPGHAPLLGQLAEPGEVRLKLGDGEQHAWHVAGGFLSVTTEGVTILAESAVPSESPAAH from the coding sequence GTGGCGAAGCAGCTGCACGTGGAGCTCGTGGCCGTCGAGGAGAAGGTCTGGAGCGGCGAGGTGGAGATGGTCGTCGCCAAGACCACCGAGGGTGAGCTGGGTGTGCTGCCGGGCCACGCGCCCCTGCTGGGCCAGCTCGCGGAGCCCGGCGAGGTAAGGCTGAAACTCGGCGACGGGGAGCAGCACGCCTGGCATGTCGCCGGCGGCTTCCTCTCGGTCACCACCGAGGGGGTCACCATTCTCGCCGAGAGTGCGGTGCCGTCCGAATCACCCGCGGCACACTGA
- a CDS encoding DUF2550 domain-containing protein — protein MRILEWIAIGALILAVGLLVLWLRRWLLTRHGDAIELYLRLSTLVAGRGWAPGFGRLVGDQLRWYRMFSFSFRPRRVLQRRSLAVESRRLPDGSERFSLREDWVILRCTSHHAPVELAMAPATLTGFLSWIEAAPPGAVSLYSFPPTAD, from the coding sequence ATGAGGATCTTGGAGTGGATCGCCATCGGCGCGCTGATTCTGGCTGTCGGCCTGCTGGTGCTCTGGCTGCGGCGGTGGCTGCTCACCCGGCACGGTGACGCGATCGAACTCTACCTTCGGCTCTCCACGCTGGTGGCGGGCCGAGGGTGGGCGCCCGGCTTCGGCCGGCTCGTCGGCGACCAGCTCCGCTGGTATCGAATGTTCAGCTTCTCATTCCGGCCCCGTCGCGTGTTGCAACGGCGGAGTCTGGCGGTGGAGAGCCGGCGGCTTCCCGATGGTTCGGAGCGGTTCTCACTCCGCGAGGACTGGGTGATCCTGCGCTGTACCAGCCACCACGCACCGGTGGAGTTGGCGATGGCTCCCGCCACGCTCACCGGGTTCCTGTCCTGGATCGAGGCCGCGCCCCCGGGCGCGGTCTCGTTGTATTCATTCCCGCCCACCGCCGACTAA
- a CDS encoding cob(I)yrinic acid a,c-diamide adenosyltransferase has product MSVHLTRIYTRTGDSGSTALGNGERVAKTDLRIAAYADVDECNAALGVSLALGALPERITEVLTVVQNDLFDVGADLCNPITPDPAWPPLRVTDDYVTRLEQWCDEFNADLPNLDSFILPGGTPGAALLHTARTVARRAERCAWALWEQDPERTGQLPATYLNRLSDLLFILARAANPEGDVKWVPGGDRLVGGGRE; this is encoded by the coding sequence ATGTCCGTGCATCTGACTCGCATCTACACTCGCACCGGCGACAGCGGGAGCACCGCGCTGGGTAACGGCGAGCGGGTGGCCAAGACCGATCTGCGCATCGCCGCCTACGCCGACGTCGACGAATGCAACGCTGCGCTGGGGGTGTCGCTGGCGCTCGGTGCGCTGCCGGAACGAATCACCGAGGTGCTGACGGTGGTGCAGAACGACCTCTTCGATGTCGGGGCCGACCTGTGCAATCCGATCACGCCCGACCCCGCCTGGCCACCGCTGCGGGTCACCGACGACTATGTGACCCGGCTGGAGCAGTGGTGTGACGAGTTCAACGCCGATCTTCCCAACTTGGATTCTTTTATCCTGCCGGGTGGCACCCCCGGCGCCGCGCTGCTCCACACTGCGCGTACGGTCGCCCGCCGAGCCGAACGCTGCGCGTGGGCGCTCTGGGAGCAGGACCCCGAGCGCACTGGCCAGCTCCCGGCCACCTACCTGAACCGGCTCTCGGATCTGCTCTTCATCCTCGCCCGGGCAGCCAACCCCGAGGGCGACGTCAAGTGGGTCCCCGGCGGCGACCGGTTAGTCGGCGGTGGGCGGGAATGA